The following is a genomic window from Bacteroidia bacterium.
GACAGCGATCTGACGTTCCGCGAGTTGACCATCGTGAAGAGCAGTTTCCTGAACATCCTGACCGGCATTCATCATTCACGCATCAAGTATCCGAGCGAGGAAGATGCGAAAGCGGCGAAAAAGATCGCGGAGCGCACGTCGAGGCTCCTTAACCTCCCATCCACAGCCGATGCGCTGCAACAGCGTCTGAAAAAACTCGATTCGTTCTGACCCATGCCCTCGTTTGCATCCGTTCTTACGGCATTCAAAACCTACATTGCTCTCGAACGCGGCTTCGCCTCCAACTCCATCGATGGCTACATGCGCGACATCGTTCGTTATACACAATGGATGGCAGATCAGGGCGGGATCGACAATCCCGGCCACATCAGCATGACCGATGTGACGCGTTACCTGAAACTCCTGGCAGATACCGGTCTTGCCGCAGCTTCCCTCTCGCGCACGATTTCGACCATCCGGCATTTCCATCGCTTCCTCCTCGACGAGGGCTACGCGCAGACGAATGCAGCCGAACTGATAGATACACCCGCGCTCACCAGGCATCTCCCCATGGTGCTGACGCAGGATGAAATGCTGCGCATTCTCGAGCAACCGGATACCTCCACTACGCTGGGCACACGCGACAAAGCGCTCCTCGAAATGCTGTACGCAACCGGAATGCGCGTCTCCGAGCTCATCTCCCTCGCATTTGAACACTTCCTCCTGCCGGAAGCCTTGATACGTATTCTCGGAAAAGGCGGCAAGGAGCGCATCGTTCCGGTGGGAAGAGAAGCGATTGAGCGGACACAGCGCTATATTACACATGTCCGTCCCCGACTCAGCAGGCGGGACAAACCAACAACAGTCATTTTTCTCAATCACCGGGGCGGTCCGCTGACACGGATGTCCATATTGAATTTCGTAAAGAAGTACGCATTATCCGCAGGTATCGCGACAGACGTGCACCCGCACACGTTCAGGCACAGCTTCGCAACGCATTTACTCGAAGGCGGAGCCGATTTACGATCCGTACAGGAGATGCTCGGGCACTCCGATATCAGCACAACGCAGATCTATACGCACATTGACCGTGACTATCTTAAAGAAGTCCACACCACCTACCATCCACGCGCCTGAATGTATTTCCCTGTGAGCTCCACATGTTCATTTCGTTCGAAGGAATAGATTTCTGCGGCAAGACGACGCAGATAGAGCGTCTGGCCAGCATCATGGAAAAGAGAGGCGAGCGATGCCTGCTCGTCCGGGAACCCGGCGGAACGGTGTTGTCGGAACAGATCAGAGCGATGTTGCTGGACAAGGGACACATCGCGATGCATGCGGTAACGGAATTGCTCCTTTTTTCCGCCGCCAGATCTCAACTCGTGCAGGAGATCATCATTCCGGCACTGCAGCGAGGGGAGCATGTGATTGCAGATCGCTTCTTCGATTCCACAACCGCCTATCAGGGTTTTGGGCGGGGTCTGGACATAGAACGCATACTCTCGCTGCATGATACCGCTGCGCATGGAATCATACCCGATCGCACGCTGTTCATCGATATCAGCGTTGAAGAAAGCTTCAGACGCCGCGTCGCCGACGGCAGAGCAACGGACCGGATGGAACAGGCTGATTTCACCTTTTTCGAACGCGTGAGAAATGGCTATCACGCGCTCGCACGGCGTTACCCGGGCAGGATCACCTTGCTCGACGGCATGCAAAGCATCGACGCGATAGCGCATCGCATCGAATCCCTGCTCTCTTCTCCAGAAAAGGACGCAATGCAGTGATACGCAACATCTTCATGCACAGACTAGGAATCACGGCACTCGCACTCGGCGTCGCCGCTTTTCTGCTTGCCGCAGGCGATGCGGATCTGCAACGACTGCTGCGAGGTCAGGAACTCATCGTGACGATGTACCGTCTCATTCTGTCGGATCATGTCGAGGAAATTCCCCCTGACGACTTGCTGGAGGCCGCGACGAAAGGGATGTTCAGCGCTATCGATCCCTATGCGGAATTTATCGAGGAACGTGGCAGCGCGGAGATGGACATCCTCAACCGCGGGTCGTATGGAGGGCTCGGGATAAAGGTCCTGACATGGAATAATAAGCACTACGTCAGCTTTGTCTACGATGCCGTCAGGACGCTCACGGAGCTGCGCCCCGGCGACATGATCGTGCAGGTGGATTCCATTCGCTTACTCAACGGCAGTGCACGCGACATGCGTGAATTGCTGCGCGGAACACCCGGCACACCGGTGTCGATTCGGATAGTGCGTCCTGGTACATCCGATACTCTCACAATCAACACGATGCGGCGCAGTGTCGAGGTAACACCGCTCGCGTATGCCGAGCTTCTCGACAACGAGATCGCGTACGTCAAGCTCGCGCGATTCTCCCGTTTCGCCGCAGATTCCTTGCGGACCACCTTGCGCGGCATGATGCGCGAAAAACCACTCAAGGGCGTCATACTCGATCTTCGCGACAATCCCGGTGGACTGCTCGAGAGTGCGGTAGCTGTCGTAAGTCTCTTCGTGCCTCCCGGTCAACCCGTTGTCAGCATGCGGGGGCGTGATCCTTCCAAGGAGCGGCATTATGCTTCACTGCCCTCCCCCATCGCCGAGAACATACCCATCGCCGTGCTCGTCAACAAGCGCAGCGCAAGCGCCAGCGAGATCGTCGCGGGCGCTATTCAGGATCTGGATCGTGGTATCGTGCTCGGGAACCGTACCTTCGGCAAGGGTCTGGTGCAGAACATTCTTCAGATGAATTACCGGACCTCGCTGAAACTGACCACGGCAAAATATTACCTCCCCTCGGGTCGCTGCATTCAACGATTTCAGTACGTGGGAGGGAAAGCTGTCACCGCAGAAGGAATAGACAGCATCGGAGCTACGTTCCGCACTCTGAAACTCGCACGCACGGTCAGACAGTCCACCGGCATCGTACCGGATCTGTCGGTACCGGACGATTCCCTGCAAGGCCCACTGCGTTGTCTCAATACTGCGCACGCCGTGTTCTTTTTTGTGAGCGATTATCTCAATACCCATGCCCGGGCACTTCCCCAGGGCGAAGCAGCACTTCAGCGGGAGTTCTCCGGATGGCTTGCCCGCAACGATCACTGTCTGGATACCGAACTCCAGGATCAGTATTCCGCACTGTTACAGCACGCCGAGCAATACCACGTTGACAAAGCTGCCCTCAACGCGCTGCGTGCCCTCGAAGGCAGGCTTGTCGTGGACAGCGATCTCGTTGTCAGGAAATACTGGAAGTGGCTGAAGCGCGAGATTGAACTGGAATTCGCACTGCAATCTTCTGGTGAACGTGCGCAGATCGTTCGCGCACTTCAGGACGATCAACTGGCGCAGACCGCCAGGGCATTGCTCCGCGATGACAAGCGGTTTCACGCAACGCTTAAAAGCGGTCCGGAGTACTGATTTGATTTGCCTGACGCGATTCCCTGAACGCGTCATCGCAGCATGACACCTGGCACCATAACCCTGCGTCTGCCGCCTTCACGGCAGCAGGTGCATGGTATCCCGTCCGCATCGCAAAAACAGTGGACACTCGGGTGATACCCGGTCACTTCCTCTTCACCATCCACAGAACATTCTTGACGTCTGCTGAATGACAGCACTCCCGAGCCTGGACCCGGGAGTACTCTATGATCATCTCGTGCATGTCAGCAGTTGCCGCCGAAACGAAGCCAGTGCTGCTTAATACGTCCACAGTGAACACGTGCGATGAAATTGTCGATGTATGCTGCGCTTCCGGGGCCATCCTTGTGATAGAATCATGCTCGAAGGCGTCGCACGCAATCAGGGGAATACCTCCCCAAATCTCTCGGTAGCGGTGCTCGTCTGCGAGGACGTTCAAAAGGAGTCCGCTGTACAATGGATCAAAAACGAGCAGTCCCTACCAGCTCAGTTTCGCGGAAAGCGCAAAGGCCTTGAAATCAACCTTCCACGCATCGAAAGAGCCGAAGTGACGGACGATGGCCGCGAGCACTTCCGGACCTTTTGAGGGGTCGCCATCACCGCCGAGGTCATTCCAGTACACATCGTGCAGTAGTGCGCCGGAGTGGTTCCAGGTTAGCGTCGTTTGAGTTCTCCGATTTCGCGTCGTTGCCGTTTACAGCGCCGTGATCCGCTGTTTCGAGTCCCTGTGCAATGGCTTTCCGGGATGCGACGTATCTGTTGTTACGCCTGTTGCAGTGCCAGTCGGAGGTCTCCGGGGAGAGCACACCCTAGGGCAGCGGCTGCGCTTCCTCCTCCGTACAGGGTCTGAGATTGAACGCCCATTCGTACGCCATCATGTACTCTTCTCATTGTTCATCAGGATGTGCCGGGTCGGCTGTTTCCATATAAGACAAGCGGTACGTGATTAGTTTACAAATAGTACAAAAAAAGCGCCACCGCATTTTGCAGTGGCGCGGGGATTCCGGTATCGGGCGGGCTCAGACGCCGAACGAGGATCCGCAGCCGCACGTGCGTACGGCATTGGGATTATTGAAGACGAAGCCCCTGCCCTGCAGACCATCGGTATAGTCCAGTTCGGTGCCATCGAGATAATACAGGCTCTTTGCGTCGACGACAAGCTTGACGCCCTGAATCTCCAGCAACTCATCGGAGTCGCGGAAATCTCCGTCAAAGCCGAGAGAATACGAAAGGCCGGAACATCCGCCTCCTTTGACGCCGATGCGCAGGCGATATTCGTCCGGGATGGCGTTCTCCTGGCGAATGTTGGTGATCTCCGCGACGGCTTTTTCGGTAAGAGTGATCTCGCCGATGTGTTCTTCTATGTGTTCTGACATGTCGGGCTCCTGACTGGCTGAGTGCGATAACGTGTGTTTATCTGTTGCTTGTTCTTCGTGCTTGCTACGCAGCTGCTTCCTTCGATGCTGCCGCCTCTTTCACCACGCGCGGACGAAGGTAACGCTCGTGATGCAGAATCCAGGTATTGCGGGAGTGCGGACGAAGTATGCTACGCTGCTCCAGGTCTGCGATAACCTGCCGGGCGATGTCATCAGCCTTCCGCGTACCGACGTCCACGCCCTCTTTCGCCCTGAAGTAATCGCGGACACCGTACTGAAAATCCCGGTAAAAAATGTTGCTCAGGTGAAATACAGGAAATCCGTGTTCCCGCATGAAATCGAGAAGTTCAGTATCCCGGCCGATGATGTTCTGCATGTACAATACTCCTGACATAAAATTCAATCCGTAATATACAAAACACGGAGTCAAAATTTGTGGTTCCTCCTCAGAACGTCCTTCCCGGGAGCACCTCGAGGGGATTGTCCGCACGGCGAGGGCTTGAGCCGCAGAGGAGCTACGCTCCGCATCGTCCATATTCCAGAGGTTTTTCCGGATTGAATGACAGGCAGGGATTCCGTAACTTGTTGTTTTGTCTCACGTGCGCGAACGTCGGTGAACATTTCGGTATTCGTCTCCGGTAGAGGATCCAACCTGCGGGCCATTCACGCGGCTGTACAGCGGGGCGAGCTCGATGCACGGCTGCGTCTGGTCATTTCCAACAGATCGGACTCCCCTGCTCTCGATTTCGGGCGGACTATCGGCGCACAGACGACATCATTGGCCGACACCGCACCCGGGAGTGAAGAAGAGACCGCCCGAATACTGGACGTGCTTCGACAGGTCGAGACGGAGTTTATCGTTCTTGCCGGTTACATGAGAATGATTCCGGAGAAGGTGGTGAAGCAATACCACCAGCGCATTGTGAACATTCATCCCGCTCTTCTGCCTTCGTTCGGAGGGAAAGGGATGTATGGGCACAAGGTTCACGAAGCCGTTCTCGCTGCCGGAGTGAAAGTCTCGGGCGCAACCGTACACCTGGTAAATGAGGAGTATGACCGCGGTCCCATCGTCATGCAACAGTGCGTTCCGGTGCTGGATAGCGATACACCCGAAACACTAGCGGCCCGGGTACTCGAAGTGGAACACGCGCTGTACTCCCGCGCCCTACAATTGCTCATCTCCGGTCGCATCCGGATCACAGAAAACAGAACCTTTATCCAATGAATGCACTTCCTATCAGACGCGCACTTATCAGTGTCTACGACAAAAGCGGCATAGTCGGCTTTGCCCGCGCGTTACAGGCCGCAGGGATCGAAATTCTCTCCACAGGCGGTACCGCCCAAATGCTGCAGGAGTACGGCATCGCCGTAACGCTTGTACAGGACGTCACAGGCTTTCCTGAAATGCTCGATGGCCGCGTCAAGACGTTGCACCCCGCGATTCATGCCGGATTGCTGGCACGTCGCGACCGCCCTGACCATCTCGCCGTAATCGCCGAGCACGGTATCGTACCGATCGATCTCGTCGTCATCAACCTCTATCCGTTTTCGAAGACGGTGGACTCCGGAGCCCGCGAGGAAGAATGCATCGAACAGATAGACATCGGTGGTCCGGCGATGATACGGTCCGCTTCCAAGAACCATGCCGCTGTGACCGTGGTGTGCGATCCGGAGGATTATGACACCGTCCTGCGCGCAGTTACCGAGCATGGGACCACCACGCTGTCCATGCGCAGGGAACTTGCGGGAAAGGCCTTCGCGCATACCGCTCACTACGATCACGCGATCGCATCCTGGCTTGAACGCGGCAGCGACCACACCGCAGCACTCCCGACACGGCTGCTCATCTCGGCGGAGAAGGTGGCTGATCTTCGCTACGGAGAGAATCCGCATCAGCCGGCTGCGCTGTACGGCGGTTTCTTCGACGATTTTGTCAAATTGCATGGGAAAGAGCTCTCCTATAACAATATCGTGGACATCGAAGCGGCGTCGCATTTGTGCGACGAATTCGACGCCGCGGCCGCCGTTATCGTCAAGCACACAAATCCATGCGGCTGCGCGACGGCCTCTTCCCTGCTTGCCGCATGGCACGATGCTCTGGCCACGGATCCCGTATCCGCTTACGGCGGTATTGTCGCCTTCAATCGCGAAGTGGACGTGCAAACCGCCGAGGCGCTCAATCAGCTGTTCACGGAAGTGGTGATCGCGCCCGCGTTCGCATCCGACGCTCTCGACATCCTTCAACGCAAACGTGACCGTCGTCTGATCAAGAAAATCGTTCACGACCAAGCCAGTCCCGGAGTGCAGGTAAAATCCATTCGAAATGGTTATCTTTGTCAGCTGGACGATACGGCCCCGATTCAGGAAACGGAATGGAAGGTCGTGACCATGCGTACGCCGGATGCAGCCGAATTTGCCGCACTGCGCTTTGCCTGGAGAGTCGCCCGGCACGTGAAATCGAATGCCATCGTCTACGCCAGGGATAGCAGGACACTGGGCATTGGCGCGGGACAAATGTCGCGCGTCGATTCCAGCAGAATTGCTGTTTCAAAGGCCGGAAACGCCGGACTTGAACTCACTGCTTCGGTCGTCGCTTCCGACGCGTTTTTTCCTTTCGCAGACGGCCTGCTGGAAGCCGTGCACGCCGGAGCCACCGCGGTCATTCAGCCCGGAGGCTCGGTGCGCGATCAGGAAGTCATTGAAGCAGCGGATGCGCACAACATAGCGATGGTGTTCACCGGTACTCGTCATTTCAAGCATTGATGCAAAAAATACTATGGGCCTGTTCAGTCTTTTCGCCAACGATATAGCAATCGACCTCGGCACCGCCAACACCCTGATCTGGGTTAAAGGAAAAGGCGTCGTTCTCAGTGAACCATCGATTGTAGCGTTCGATAAAAACACAAAAAAAATTATCGCTATCGGCAACGATGCCCGGGAGATGCAGGGGAAAACCCACCGCGAGCTGCAGGTGGTGCGACCCATGCGTGATGGGGTGATCGCCGATTTCGAAATCGCCGAGGGCATGCTTCGTGCCTTTATCAAGAAAATCATGAATAGCTGGGTGCCCTCCCGTCGCATCGTGATCTCCGTCCCAAGTGGTATCACGGAAGTGGAGAAACGGGCCGTGCGCGACAGCGCAGAGCACGCAGGGGCCAAAGAGGTCTATCTCGTCGCCGAACCCATGGCCGCCGCCATCGGTATCGGACTCAATGTGGATGCTCCTGTTGGCGACATGATTATCGATATCGGTGGCGGTACCACAGAAATTGCCGTGATCGCCCTGTCGGGAATCGTACAGGAAGAATCCATTCGCATCGCAGGCGACGAGCTGAACAGCGCCATCATTCAACACTTCAAAAAAAGTCATAACCTGCTGATCGGCGAGCGCACCGCGGAGATCATCAAATGTGAAGTCGGCTCGGCGACGCCGCTGAAACAGGAACTGGTAGTCCGCGTCAAGGGCCGCGATCTGATCGGCGGCCTGCCGACGACTGTAGAGGCCTCCTCCGTCGAAATCCGCGAAGCGCTTGCGGAACCGATCACCGCCATCGTGGAAGCGGTGAAGGTGACGCTTGAACGCACCCCTCCCGAACTCGCGGCTGACATTCTCGACCGCGGTATCATGCTTACCGGTGGCGGTGCGTTGCTCAAGGGCCTCGATGCCCGCATCAGAAAAGAGACGAATCTTCCAGTGCACGTCGCAGAGGATCCCCTCACCGCCGTCGTGCGTGGCACGGGCGCCATCATGGAGAACCTTCATCATTACAGCAAGGTCATCCTCAAGGGGAAGAAGTACTGATTTTGAACGGACTGGATGAGCGCCATGCAGCTTTTCCTCGCATTCATCAGAATCTTCCGGGAATACATCGTGCTCGTCATTCTGGCGGCACTGTCCCTGCTGCTCATGACGAACAGCAGCAGCGCGCCTGTCCGCGTCTTCCGTTCCGTGAGCATAATCTTTTTTGCGACGCTGCAGAGCGGCTCCACGTGGGCCGCTGAAGTCATTTCCCCTCGCACCGACGAGAATACGCTCCGCGACGTCAACGTGGGCTTGCTCGAAGAAGTGATGCGCCTTCGTGGATTGCAGCAGGAGAACATCGAACTCCGCCGCAGCATCGGTCTGCGTGAACGAACCCCCTATCCGCTCGTGACAGCGGAAATCGTGGGAAAGAACCTCGCTCTCGGCCAGAACATGATCACGCTCGACGTCGGCGAAGACGATAGCGTGCGTGTGAATATGCCCATTATAAGTGAAACGGGTCTCGTCGGGAAAATCGTCGCGACAAGCAATCGCTATGCGATCGGGATGCTCGCTCTGCACCGTGACTTCCGCACGCCGGCAAAAATCAAGCGTTCGCGCGTGGACGGCATCATCGCATATCACTCCGGTTCCAGACTCAGACTGCAAAACATCTGGAAAACCGCTGATGTGATCAAGGGGGATACCATCGTCACGTCTGAATACAGCAACGTTTTTCCACCCGAAATCCTTATTGGTGTTGTTACGAGCATAGGACCCGGCGAGGGCGGTTTATTCAGTCAGATCGAGGTGCAGCCCCTCGCGGCATTCTCTTCTCTTGAACGCGTGTTCGTCGTATTGCGGAAGAGCAATGAAGAGCGCAACAGACTGGAGCGGACAAACGTCGCCGGCGAGGAAAGCCCATGAACAGCGAAGTCCGTTTTCACGTGTGGGCCGCAGGCAGTATGCTCGGTTTGGCAGCGCTCCAGGTTGCCCTCGGGAGTCTTATGGACATTGGCGGCGTGATACCGGCCTTCCTCCTCATAGGGGTGCTGTTCCTGTCTCAACTCCGCGGTCAACTCGCAGCGATGCTGCACGGATTTCCGGCAGGAATTCTGGTGGATCTGTATGCCGGTGAGCTTGTCGGGATAACCGCGCTCGCCTTGATTATCGCCGGATTTGCCATCGGCTATACGTATGACCAGGAGCGCCGCGAACGCGTCATCCGTTCTCCGCGCATGGTTCTGTTGATCGCCGCCGGGGCGTTGCTCTATCACTCGGTGTATGTGTTCTCGTATATCCGAAGCCTCGATGTCGATTTCCTGGCGTTGCTGCTCGCACAAACGATCGGCGGAACCGTGTATACCACAATTCTTGGGAGCATTCTGGTACTGATTCTCGCGCGTACGACCCGAAAGATCATGGTGGAGTAACAGTAATGATGGAGAATCTGGAATTCGCGGGGCGCAGACGTGCGTATATTCTCGGCGGCCTGATCGTCTTCTCACTGGCGCTGCTGGTGATACGTTTGGTGGATCTCCAGTTCTTGCAGTATGAGAGCTTCCGCTCCACTGCGGAAAAAAACTCCATCAGGCAACAACCAAAGAGTCCGTTACGCGGGAATATGTATGATCGTGATGGTGCGCTGATTGTCGAAAACAACCCCAGCTACACCCTGACAATCACCCCCTTCGAATTTCAATGGCACACACTGCCACTCCTCGTGCGTCTCTTTGACGTGGACACGAATCTTGTCCGCTACCGCGTGACACGGGCCGGCATCAATTCCTTTGATCCGGTGAAAATACTCCCGAATCTGAGCTTCGCACAGGTCAGCCTGCTCGAGGAGAACAGGACACTCCTCCCGGGGGTCGGATTTCTGATCGAAAGTACGCGTCGGTACAATCTCGACGCGCGCATGGCACACCTGCTCGGCTATACGAAGGAAATCTCCCCGACACTTCTGCGAACGCTGGGCGAGTATTATCAGCCGGGCGATATTGTCGGCTTCAACGGCATAGAGGCGTACTACGAACCCATTCTTCGCGGACGGAAAGGGTATGGCTATCACACGGTGAACGCCATGGGAAGAGTGGTGGAAAGCTTCGAACACGGTCGCTCCGATATTCCCGCCCGTGAAGGAGCGGACCTCTTCCTCTCGATTGATCAGCAATTGCAGCGCTACGGCGAGCAAATCATGCGAAATCGGCGCGGCGCCATCGTCGCCATGGACCCGCGTAACGGGGAGGTTCTTGCCTTCGTCAGCGCACCCGATTACGACCTGAATGACCTCAGCGGAAAAATCAGCCCGGAAGTCTGGAACGGACTTATCGGAAACCCTGCCAAGCCCATGTACAATCGATGTTCCATGGCTGCATATCCGCCCGGCTCCACATTCAAGATGCTCGTCGCCGTTGCGGCATTGCAGGAAGGCATTATTGATCCGGACACGAAAATTCACTGCCCCGGTTCCTACCCGCTCGCAGGCAAGGATTTCCGTTGCCATGGTGCGCATGGGAATGTCGGCGTGGTAGCCGCTCTGGAGTATTCCTGCAATGTGTTTTTCTACAAACTGATCTTCAAGCTGGGTTTCGCGAATCTTCAGAAATACGGGGCACTGTTTCATTTCGGCAGACCCACCGGCATGGACATCAGCAATGAGTCCGCCGGTATCGTCCCGAGCGAAGAATACTACAACCGGCGCTACGGCACCCGATGGAATATCGGCTATCTCGTGAATCTCGGCATTGGTCAGGGTGAAGTCAACACCACCCCTCTGCAGATGGCTGCCTATACCGCGGCGATCGCAAACGGCGGGACCTACTACACACCGCACGCCGTACGGAAGGTTCGCGACAGATTTCGTAACCAGACCACCGATATACCGGTGAAATCGGAGAAGCTGCCGATCTCACGTGAAGCGATGTCCGTTATCCAGCGCGGTATGTTGCGCGTCGTCCATGGAGGAGGGACAGGGTACGCGGCGAGAGTGTCGGGAGTCCGTGTGGCCGGAAAAACAGGTACCGCGCAAAATCCTCCGAATCCGGATCACGCATGGTTCGTCGGCTACGCTCCGTTCGAGGAGCCGACAATCGCCGTCGCTGTCATCGTCGAGAACGGGGGTTTCGGGGGATCCACCGCCGCGCCCATCGCCGCTGCGATGATACGGCAATATCTTTATCCCCAGAGACGCGAGGCATCAAGCGTGCGCGACAGCACCGAGGTCGCTCCGGCAGTTGAAATCCCGGTTGTGCATCCTTCACATCCAGTGGCTGATTGATGAAGGGACGCGGCATTTCTCCTTACGTACGACGCCTGGACTGGATGATTCTTGCACCGGTCCTCCTCCTCGTCGCTTTCGGTCTGCTCGCGATCTTCAGCGCTACGCACAACGCCGAACTGATCGTGAAATTCCAGAAACAGATTTTCTGGGCCGCATTGGGTATACTGTCGCTGTTGCTCGTCTTACTGGCACCCCCACGATTCTTTCATTACAGCGCATATCTGCTGTATGGGGCAGCATTGCTCCTGTTATCCCTCGTGCTCGTGTTCGGCCATACCGTATCCGGTAACGCCGGCTGGTTCGGCATCGGCGGCTTCGGGGTGCAGCCTTCGGAGTTCGCGAAAATCGCCACCATCCTTGCACTGGCGCGCTATCTGTCGGATCGGACGACAAGCTTACGTTCCTTACCGGATATCGGCAAGGCGATCGGCATTGTCGCATTGCCCTGGCTCCTCATCTTCATGCAGCCGGATTTCGGGACAGGATTGGTGTACTGGGTATTTTTTATTTCGATGCTGTTCTGGTCCGGAGCGGAGATGCTGCTGCTCATCGTCATGCTCTCACCGGTTCTCGTGGCGGTGCTGGCGATCATCGATCTGTGGTACTTCATACTTGCCACACTGGTCGTGGCAGGACTGTATTACATCGTGCGAAGGAACCTCGGTTTCGCGCTCATTTTCTTCGCCTTCAATCTTTCGATCGGTTTTGGTGTACAATACGCATACGAGCACCTACCTGCATATCAGAAGGCGCGCATTGCCGTATTCATTGACCCCTCACAAGCCCCGCTCTCGGCAGGGTGGAACGTCATACAGTCCAAAGTCGCGGTCGGCTCGGGAGGACTCTTCGGCAAAGGATACTTGCAGGGGACACAGACACAGCTCCGCTTCGTACCGGAGCAGTGGACCGATTTCATTTTCTGCGTTCCCGCAGAGGAATTCGGTTTCATTGGCGCCGTCATCATCCTCCTTCTCTATGGCCTCCTCTTTATCCGCGGTCTGGTTATAGCAAAGAATCTGGAATTGCGCTTTGCCAGCCTTGTTGTCGCCGGGCTGGTTGCCATGCTTGCCTTTCACGTGGTCGTGAGCATTGGCATGAGTCTTGGAACAATCCCCGTCATAGGCATCCCGCTCCCCTTCATGAGTTACGGCGGGTCCTTTTTCATCACATCCATGGTTGCTATCGGGATAATACTCCACGCCTGGATGTACAGAACAGGGATGGAGTAGACGACAGGCAGGTGTCGGAACGACGTACGTCATGTAGAAACTGCGAGCGAGGCAGGTACACCGTGCGACCCTCACCCGACAGAGGGTTTGCGTATCCTGTTCTTCCTCGGTACTTTAGTAAGATTACGGATGTGCAGGCACGTATGTCCGTCGTTATGCACCGATGCAGAGGATACACCACTTCTCAAATCGCCAGATCGTGACAATAATCCCGAATTCACAAGTGTTATACACACGCATCTCAGATTCAGAACGCCAGGTAACGGAGTATTATCATGCCTGAAGAACAGATCTCGTTAAAAGATCTCGAACAAGAAATGTCTATCGCAGCACCGCAGGAAACCGCGCGCATTGATTACGTGGGACTCGTCGGCGGCGGAGTCATGGGCCGTGGCCTCGCCCATACACTTTCCGCGCAGGGTCTGAACGTCCTCATCGTCGAGCGGGACGAGGAACGTGCACAACTGTGCCTCGACGGCCTCGCCGAAAATATGGATCGTGAAATCCAGCGTTGGAGCATGACGTCCAGTGAAAAACGCGCCCTGCTCAGCCGAATCAAAGTCACTACCGACATCACCGAAGTATCGCATACCGATTTTGTGATGGAAGTGGTGGATGAGCAATTCGATCTCAAGCAGGAATTACTCCTGAAACTCGACAAATTGTGTTCGCCGGGCACCATCATCGCGTCGAACA
Proteins encoded in this region:
- the purH gene encoding bifunctional phosphoribosylaminoimidazolecarboxamide formyltransferase/IMP cyclohydrolase; this translates as MNALPIRRALISVYDKSGIVGFARALQAAGIEILSTGGTAQMLQEYGIAVTLVQDVTGFPEMLDGRVKTLHPAIHAGLLARRDRPDHLAVIAEHGIVPIDLVVINLYPFSKTVDSGAREEECIEQIDIGGPAMIRSASKNHAAVTVVCDPEDYDTVLRAVTEHGTTTLSMRRELAGKAFAHTAHYDHAIASWLERGSDHTAALPTRLLISAEKVADLRYGENPHQPAALYGGFFDDFVKLHGKELSYNNIVDIEAASHLCDEFDAAAAVIVKHTNPCGCATASSLLAAWHDALATDPVSAYGGIVAFNREVDVQTAEALNQLFTEVVIAPAFASDALDILQRKRDRRLIKKIVHDQASPGVQVKSIRNGYLCQLDDTAPIQETEWKVVTMRTPDAAEFAALRFAWRVARHVKSNAIVYARDSRTLGIGAGQMSRVDSSRIAVSKAGNAGLELTASVVASDAFFPFADGLLEAVHAGATAVIQPGGSVRDQEVIEAADAHNIAMVFTGTRHFKH
- the mrdA gene encoding penicillin-binding protein 2, producing MMENLEFAGRRRAYILGGLIVFSLALLVIRLVDLQFLQYESFRSTAEKNSIRQQPKSPLRGNMYDRDGALIVENNPSYTLTITPFEFQWHTLPLLVRLFDVDTNLVRYRVTRAGINSFDPVKILPNLSFAQVSLLEENRTLLPGVGFLIESTRRYNLDARMAHLLGYTKEISPTLLRTLGEYYQPGDIVGFNGIEAYYEPILRGRKGYGYHTVNAMGRVVESFEHGRSDIPAREGADLFLSIDQQLQRYGEQIMRNRRGAIVAMDPRNGEVLAFVSAPDYDLNDLSGKISPEVWNGLIGNPAKPMYNRCSMAAYPPGSTFKMLVAVAALQEGIIDPDTKIHCPGSYPLAGKDFRCHGAHGNVGVVAALEYSCNVFFYKLIFKLGFANLQKYGALFHFGRPTGMDISNESAGIVPSEEYYNRRYGTRWNIGYLVNLGIGQGEVNTTPLQMAAYTAAIANGGTYYTPHAVRKVRDRFRNQTTDIPVKSEKLPISREAMSVIQRGMLRVVHGGGTGYAARVSGVRVAGKTGTAQNPPNPDHAWFVGYAPFEEPTIAVAVIVENGGFGGSTAAPIAAAMIRQYLYPQRREASSVRDSTEVAPAVEIPVVHPSHPVAD
- a CDS encoding rod shape-determining protein produces the protein MGLFSLFANDIAIDLGTANTLIWVKGKGVVLSEPSIVAFDKNTKKIIAIGNDAREMQGKTHRELQVVRPMRDGVIADFEIAEGMLRAFIKKIMNSWVPSRRIVISVPSGITEVEKRAVRDSAEHAGAKEVYLVAEPMAAAIGIGLNVDAPVGDMIIDIGGGTTEIAVIALSGIVQEESIRIAGDELNSAIIQHFKKSHNLLIGERTAEIIKCEVGSATPLKQELVVRVKGRDLIGGLPTTVEASSVEIREALAEPITAIVEAVKVTLERTPPELAADILDRGIMLTGGGALLKGLDARIRKETNLPVHVAEDPLTAVVRGTGAIMENLHHYSKVILKGKKY
- the mreD gene encoding rod shape-determining protein MreD, with the translated sequence MNSEVRFHVWAAGSMLGLAALQVALGSLMDIGGVIPAFLLIGVLFLSQLRGQLAAMLHGFPAGILVDLYAGELVGITALALIIAGFAIGYTYDQERRERVIRSPRMVLLIAAGALLYHSVYVFSYIRSLDVDFLALLLAQTIGGTVYTTILGSILVLILARTTRKIMVE
- the mreC gene encoding rod shape-determining protein MreC, producing the protein MQLFLAFIRIFREYIVLVILAALSLLLMTNSSSAPVRVFRSVSIIFFATLQSGSTWAAEVISPRTDENTLRDVNVGLLEEVMRLRGLQQENIELRRSIGLRERTPYPLVTAEIVGKNLALGQNMITLDVGEDDSVRVNMPIISETGLVGKIVATSNRYAIGMLALHRDFRTPAKIKRSRVDGIIAYHSGSRLRLQNIWKTADVIKGDTIVTSEYSNVFPPEILIGVVTSIGPGEGGLFSQIEVQPLAAFSSLERVFVVLRKSNEERNRLERTNVAGEESP